The Sulfurihydrogenibium sp. genomic interval AAATTTATAGAAAATCCAAAACACATAGAGATCCAGATATTAGCTGATGAGTTTGGAAATGTCATACATCTTGGAGAAAGAGAGTGTTCTGTCCAAAGAAGACATCAAAAACTTATAGAAGAATCTCCATCTCCATTTATAGATGATAAAATAAGAAAAGAGATGGGAGAAGCGGCTGTTAAGTTTGCTAAGGCTGTTAATTTTACAGGTGCTGGGACTGTTGAGTTTATCGTTGATAAAAATAAGAATTTTTATTTTATTGAAATGAATGGAAGAATACAAGTAGAACATCCTGTTACAGAAATGGTTACAGGTGTTGATATAGTCTCTTGGCAATTAAAAATAGCAGACGGACAAAAGCTAACCCTAAGACAAGAAGAAATTAAACCAAACGGTCATGCCATAGAGTTTAGAATAAACGCAGAAGACCCAATCTCTTTTGTTCCTCAACCGGGGAAAATAGAAAAACTATATCTTCCCGGTGGCTATGGCGTGAGAGTAGATACACATATATATCAAGGATATACTATTCCACCATACTACGATTCTTTAATGGCTAAACTTATCGTTTGGGGAAAATCGAGAGAAGAGGCTATAGAAAGAGGAAAGAGAGCCTTAAAAGAATTCATTATTGAAGGGCTCAAAACTACCATTCCTTTCCATCTAAAAATGCTTGAACATCCAGAATTTATAAAAGGAACTTATACAACTTCCTTGGTTGATAAAGAGTTCTTAGGAATAAAAGTATAATTTGACATGAGGCTGTTCTAAAAAATGATAAAGGTATTATCTTGCTGTCATTTTGCAGCCGGCGAAGAATCTTCTCTTTTCCTCAATTTTTAAAAGAGGAGATCCTTCGGCTTACAGCCTCAAAGGTAGCGTGTTGATTTTTACAAGCAGCCTTTCAAGCAATGTTAACTAAATCGAATCTTTGACCGTACTTTTCAAATAGTATCTGCTTTAATTCTTTATGATTTTCAAGCTCTGGGTCTTTTTTTATCAATTCTTCAGCTTCTTTTGTAGCTAATTCTAAGATTTCTTTATCTCTTGTTAAGTCGGCAATAGAAAAATCGCTTTCGCCGGATTGTCTTGTTCCTGTAATTTCTCCTGTTCCTCTAAGCTCTAAGTCTTTTTCTGCAATCTTAAACCCATCTGTTGTTTTTACAAGAATTTTTAATCTTTCTAAGGTTTTTAATCTTGATTTTTCTTTTGTACTATCTTTCAGTGGATATTTTAGATTAGCCGGGGCTACTAAAAAGCAGTAGCCTTCATACTGACCTCTTCCAATTCTACCTCTTAGCTGATGAATTTGAGAAAGTCCAAATCTATGAGCTTCTTCTATTACCATCACCGTTGCATTTGGAACATCTACACCAACTTCTATAACCGTTGTTGATACAAGAATATAAGCTTTTCCTTCTTTAAACTGTTTCATTATCTCATCTTTTTCTTCTTGGCTCATTTTTCCATGAAGTAGTAAAACTTTTTTATCCGGGAATCTTTCTTGCCAATGTTTGTAGCCTTCTTCAGCAGATTTTAGGTCTGATTTTTCTGATTCTTGGATTAATGGATAAACTACAAAGGCTTGTCTTCCTTTATCAAGCTCTTGTTTTATAATTTCATACATTTTTTCTCTTTCGTCATCAAAAAGCAAAATTGTTTTTACGGGTTTTCTGCCTTTTGGAAGCTGGTCTAATTTAGATATATCTAAGTCTCCATAGTTTGCCAATGCTAAGGTTCTTGGAATTGGTGTTGCTGTCATTACTAATACATGGGGCATTTTGTCTGAACGTTCAATCAATGCTTTTCTTTGCTCAACTCCAAACCTGTGCTGTTCGTCAACCACTGCCAAAGCTAAGTTTTTGAATTTTAATTTTTCTTCTAATAATGCATGGGTTCCGATTAAGATTTTTATCTCTCCAAGTTCTACCGCTTTGTATACCTGCTTCTTTTCTGAAGCTTTCATACTTCCTGTTAAAATAGCTATTTCATAATCTTTCAGATAATCTTTGAGAAAGTTTTTAAAATTATGATAATGCTGCCATGCAAGAATTTCTGTTGGTGCCATTACTGCAGCTTGGTAGCCGTTTAAAGCCGCTGCCAAAGATGCAGCCGCTGCTACAACCGTCTTACCACTTCCAACATCTCCTTGGACCATTCTATTCATCGGGATTTCTTTTTGTATATCCTCTAAAATCTCTTTTATGGTTCTAACCTGAGCTTGAGTTAGTTCAAAAGGTAGATTTTTTTGAAAGTTTTCTAAAAAGTTTGAATCTATCTTAATTTTATAGCTTGGATGTTTTTGTAGTAAGTATCTTCTGTATTTTTGGGCAAGTTGCAATAAAAAAAGCTCATCGAAAATCAAACGCTTTTGATGTATATCTTGAAAGTTGTTTAATAAATCTATATCAAAGCTGTCTTCTGGGAAATGGACATTTTTTATAGCTTTTGAAAGTGATGGAAAGTTATACTTACTTAATATATCATCAGGCATATAATCTTTCACAGATGAGAATTTTTCTACAATCTTATACATTCCTCTTCTTAGATGGTTTAAAGTCTGTCCTGTTGTTTTTACAGAACTGTCTCCTCTTAAAGAGTAAACAGGTGCTATTCTATCTATAATATCTTCTACCGGCTCTAAAATCTCTGGCTGAATGATTGATATATTTTTATTAAAAAAGCTAACTTTTCCAAATATTTTTACTTTTTTACCTTTTCTAAATGCTATGAAAAGATAAGGGCTTTCATGGGTGAAAAATGCTGAAAATCTTACATTGTCTTGTTTTAAAATGACCTCTACTTTTAACTTTCCTCTGCCAACTTTTTTTATATCCTCAACTTCTGCGATGAATGTTCCTGTTTCTCCGTCTTTGACTTTTAGTATTTTCTTTATTCTTCTGTCTTCATATCTGTTTGGAAGGTTAAAAAGAGCATCTCTTACATTGCTAACCTGGATTTTTTTAAAGGCTTTCTTTTCTGTAGCTAACAAAGATTGAAGTTTTTCAATGCTTAACTTTGCAAGCTGGACTAAATCAAACTTAGCTTCTTCTTGTTTTTGTGTAGTTTGTTTTTCATACTTTGATTTTACTTCTTCTAAAAAGTTTAAGACTATCTTTAAAAATTCTCTTTTTTTATTGACGTTTATATTATCAATGGATTTTAAATCTTCTTTTAATCCGGGAGTAAGAATATCGCCTACGTTTTCAAGTATAGCTTGGGATACTTTTACTCTTTCTAAAAGTTTATCGTTGTAAGATAAAACGGTTCTAATAATTTCAAGTGTTTTGTTGATTTTTTCCATAATCTGCTATAAACTGCTTTAGCTCCTCTACAAATTGATTTGGGTCATGTCCGTAGTTTATGGCTGCGATCTGTAATCTTTCATGAGGTTTGCAAGCACAAACATTGCAGTACATGTTTTTAGATTCAAAAAATCTTCTTGTAAATGGATACTTTCTTAATACTTGCTCTACCGTTGTGTTTAAATCTATATCTTTCATTATTTAATCCTCCGTTTTTGTCAGTAGAACTACAACATAACAAGATGCTGCTTCTTGTTTGCCTATGCTGTCTAATTTTTCATTGGTTTTAGCTTTTATGAAAATTCTGTCTTCGCTTATTCCAAGAATTCTGGCTGTGTTTTGTATAATTTGCCTTCTGTAAGGTAAAAGCTTAGGTTTTTCTATTATTATAACGCCATCTATGTTTGAGATTTTATATTTTTTATCATCTACTAATTTTTTAGCATAAAAGAGAAAGTATTCACTTGGTTTGTTTTTATATTCTGGGTTTGAATCTGGGAACAGCTCTCCAATATCTGCGTATCCTATAGCTCCAAGAAGTGCATCAGTTAAAGCATGAAAGAAGATATCACCATCAGAATGAGCTAAAAAACCTTTTTCAGATGGTATTTCCACACCGCCAATGATTAACTTTTTACCACTTTCTAATTTATGAATATCGTATCCGATACCAACTCTTACTTCCAATTTAACTTTTCCCTTAAAATATCAAAGTAATTTTTATATGGAGTTCTTACGATATGTGCATAATATGGAGATTGTTTTACAACAATCTCATCACCATAAAAAATTTGAGTACCTTCTTGTCCGTCTAAGGTTAACCATGCATCTTTTTCTTTAGATACCATTTTAATGGTGATTGGCTCTAAGGTTGGCAAAATTATAGGTCTGTCTGTTAGAGTATGGGGACAGATAGGGACTAAAACAAATACTTCCATCATTGGATATACAATCGGACCACCTGCTGATAAAGCGTAAGCAGTAGAACCGTTTGGCGTTGATACGATAATTCCATCTCCGTTATAAGTAGTTATATATCTATCTCCAACATAAACTGAAACATCAACGATTCTTGCAAGGATTGCTTTATTGATAACTACATCATTTAATACATCAGCTTCTAATATTTTATTTCCTTCTCTGAAAAGACTTACTCTTAACATCATACGCTTTGATATACAAAGTGGCTTGGATAGTATGGTTTCAAGCTCTTTAAAAGCATCATCTTTATTAATTTCTGTTAAAAATCCAAGCCTTCCAAGATTGATTCCGATTATTGGAATTTGAAATTTTGCAACTCTTCTTGCAGTTATCAATAAAGAACCATCTCCACCAACAACAACTAATAAATCCGTGCATTTTAAGTTTTCTTCTTTTTCAAGGTCTGATAAATTTTCAAAAATATTGCTTTCTATGTTTTTACTTTCAAGCCATGCTTTCAATTCTTTTGAAAATTTCTTAGCTTCTTCCGATTGCTTTGTAAATATATCAACTTTTTTATAAAACGGTAAGATTGCCATATCTCTCCTTGGTTTAGCGTTATATAGTTTTTATTAAATTAATGCTTCTTGATATTTTTTACATGCTTACAATCATCTTTAAAGAAATATTTTATCAAAAAAATGGTTTTGAAAGAGATCGTATGGATAAATACTTAGAAATAACAAAAGAGGTTGATAAAATTTCATGGTGTAAGTAAGGGCATCTTTATCTAATATCTAAAAAGAGTTTGAATTTAGGTATAATTTTAGAGATAATATTCGATAGCAAGTATATATGAATGTAAAAGTAAAATAAAACGAATGCGTCAGGGTGAGAAAATCAATAAAAGCATGAGATTTTTCGCTTCGCTCAGAATGACAAAATAGGTTACCCTTTCTCTAATGTTTACCATTCAACCTTTATCCGTCATCCTGCAGTCGGCAAAAATCTTCTGTTTTTACCTAATTTATTACCCCGACATACTTTAATTGGAAGTATTTTTAGAATTAAAGTCAATCAAATCGGAAATCCACATATAAATAACCGGTAAAGCTCCAAGTAAGCCAAATAGTCCGGCAATAAAAAATGTATCTTGAAATGAAAAGTTTAGACTGTGAAGATATTCGACGCCATAAAATAAAGCCTTAGCTTTTAGCTCTGCTACGTTTTCCGGAACTGCTACCATATTTTCTTTGATTTTATCAATAAACTGACTGACGTAATTGTAATTTTGCATTGCATTTATCCCTTCAAAATGCTCCCATTGGTGCTTGTATAAGTCATTTGTAGCTATTGCAGTCCCAAATGAACCACCTACAAACCTTCCATAATGCATAAGTCCTGTACCGAGAGATGTTTTTGGTCCAAGCTTTCTAAGTGCCAAGGTTGTAACCGGTGCAAAAAACATTCCCATAGAAATACCAAGAGGAACGGTCATTAATGCAGCTTTAACTGTCGGTGTGTAGTAATCTAACTTTGGAATTATAAAGATAGATGTGATCAAGTATAAAACTGTTGCTATGTATAAAACATACTTTTCATTCCACTTATCAGACAAAATGCCGGCAACGGGAGAGAATAAAGCTATAAAAAACGCAAAGGCGAGTATATGAAGTCCTGCC includes:
- the accC gene encoding acetyl-CoA carboxylase biotin carboxylase subunit, with the protein product MLKRIKRILIANRGEIAIRAIRSIRELGGESVAVYSEADKDCIHKDLADISVCIGPANATKSYLNIPALLSAIDLTHADAVYPGYGFLAENPTFAAICERSNIKFIGPSSETIKLTGDKAQAREAAKKAGVPIIPGSPPVEELKEALEISSEIGYPVLIKAAAGGGGRGMRVAHNEQELARLLPLAQREAESSFGDRRVYIEKFIENPKHIEIQILADEFGNVIHLGERECSVQRRHQKLIEESPSPFIDDKIRKEMGEAAVKFAKAVNFTGAGTVEFIVDKNKNFYFIEMNGRIQVEHPVTEMVTGVDIVSWQLKIADGQKLTLRQEEIKPNGHAIEFRINAEDPISFVPQPGKIEKLYLPGGYGVRVDTHIYQGYTIPPYYDSLMAKLIVWGKSREEAIERGKRALKEFIIEGLKTTIPFHLKMLEHPEFIKGTYTTSLVDKEFLGIKV
- the recG gene encoding ATP-dependent DNA helicase RecG — translated: MEKINKTLEIIRTVLSYNDKLLERVKVSQAILENVGDILTPGLKEDLKSIDNINVNKKREFLKIVLNFLEEVKSKYEKQTTQKQEEAKFDLVQLAKLSIEKLQSLLATEKKAFKKIQVSNVRDALFNLPNRYEDRRIKKILKVKDGETGTFIAEVEDIKKVGRGKLKVEVILKQDNVRFSAFFTHESPYLFIAFRKGKKVKIFGKVSFFNKNISIIQPEILEPVEDIIDRIAPVYSLRGDSSVKTTGQTLNHLRRGMYKIVEKFSSVKDYMPDDILSKYNFPSLSKAIKNVHFPEDSFDIDLLNNFQDIHQKRLIFDELFLLQLAQKYRRYLLQKHPSYKIKIDSNFLENFQKNLPFELTQAQVRTIKEILEDIQKEIPMNRMVQGDVGSGKTVVAAAASLAAALNGYQAAVMAPTEILAWQHYHNFKNFLKDYLKDYEIAILTGSMKASEKKQVYKAVELGEIKILIGTHALLEEKLKFKNLALAVVDEQHRFGVEQRKALIERSDKMPHVLVMTATPIPRTLALANYGDLDISKLDQLPKGRKPVKTILLFDDEREKMYEIIKQELDKGRQAFVVYPLIQESEKSDLKSAEEGYKHWQERFPDKKVLLLHGKMSQEEKDEIMKQFKEGKAYILVSTTVIEVGVDVPNATVMVIEEAHRFGLSQIHQLRGRIGRGQYEGYCFLVAPANLKYPLKDSTKEKSRLKTLERLKILVKTTDGFKIAEKDLELRGTGEITGTRQSGESDFSIADLTRDKEILELATKEAEELIKKDPELENHKELKQILFEKYGQRFDLVNIA
- the ispF gene encoding 2-C-methyl-D-erythritol 2,4-cyclodiphosphate synthase; translation: MEVRVGIGYDIHKLESGKKLIIGGVEIPSEKGFLAHSDGDIFFHALTDALLGAIGYADIGELFPDSNPEYKNKPSEYFLFYAKKLVDDKKYKISNIDGVIIIEKPKLLPYRRQIIQNTARILGISEDRIFIKAKTNEKLDSIGKQEAASCYVVVLLTKTED
- a CDS encoding NAD(+)/NADH kinase gives rise to the protein MAILPFYKKVDIFTKQSEEAKKFSKELKAWLESKNIESNIFENLSDLEKEENLKCTDLLVVVGGDGSLLITARRVAKFQIPIIGINLGRLGFLTEINKDDAFKELETILSKPLCISKRMMLRVSLFREGNKILEADVLNDVVINKAILARIVDVSVYVGDRYITTYNGDGIIVSTPNGSTAYALSAGGPIVYPMMEVFVLVPICPHTLTDRPIILPTLEPITIKMVSKEKDAWLTLDGQEGTQIFYGDEIVVKQSPYYAHIVRTPYKNYFDILREKLNWK